Proteins encoded within one genomic window of Alosa alosa isolate M-15738 ecotype Scorff River chromosome 24, AALO_Geno_1.1, whole genome shotgun sequence:
- the mrpl52 gene encoding 39S ribosomal protein L52, mitochondrial isoform X1: protein MKRIKHGFVTHPKVSLLRLTLKHQCRSFSSTNGAQAGQIWRLSHGLPTHGSEYGPLTDLPDWSYVDGRPRPPMKGQARRQKEREEFARRVVSLSSEVDMGMKQWEQKNEAEKRTEEHRKSLLLKAKGNHKLKTK from the exons ATGAAACGTATCAAACACGGTTTCGTCACACATCCTAAAGTTTCCTTGTTGCGTCTTA CCCTAAAGCATCAATGTCGTTCATTTTCCTCCACGAACGGGGCTCAAGCTGGTCAGATATGGCGGCTGAG TCATGGATTACCAACACACGGATCAGAGTATGGCCCGTTAACTGACTTGCCAGATTGGTCATATGTTG ATGGCAGACCCAGGCCACCAATGAAAGGGCAAGCACGTaggcaaaaagagagagaagagtttgCG AGACGAGTAGTGTCTTTGAGCTCGGAGGTTGACATGGGAATGAAGCAATGGGAACAGAAAAATGAAGCCGAGAAACGAACAGAAGAACATAGAAAATCTCTCTTGCTCAAGGCGAAAGGAAATCATAAAttaaagacaaaataa
- the mrpl52 gene encoding 39S ribosomal protein L52, mitochondrial isoform X2 yields MAAPWRSLCITALKHQCRSFSSTNGAQAGQIWRLSHGLPTHGSEYGPLTDLPDWSYVDGRPRPPMKGQARRQKEREEFARRVVSLSSEVDMGMKQWEQKNEAEKRTEEHRKSLLLKAKGNHKLKTK; encoded by the exons ATGGCAGCGCCCTGGAGGAGTTTGTGTATTACAG CCCTAAAGCATCAATGTCGTTCATTTTCCTCCACGAACGGGGCTCAAGCTGGTCAGATATGGCGGCTGAG TCATGGATTACCAACACACGGATCAGAGTATGGCCCGTTAACTGACTTGCCAGATTGGTCATATGTTG ATGGCAGACCCAGGCCACCAATGAAAGGGCAAGCACGTaggcaaaaagagagagaagagtttgCG AGACGAGTAGTGTCTTTGAGCTCGGAGGTTGACATGGGAATGAAGCAATGGGAACAGAAAAATGAAGCCGAGAAACGAACAGAAGAACATAGAAAATCTCTCTTGCTCAAGGCGAAAGGAAATCATAAAttaaagacaaaataa
- the LOC125289348 gene encoding leishmanolysin-like peptidase 2: protein MLIILPQPSMLLLLLWLQSTQGRCVFDEVQQSVRVVTPITGSTPTKHSELSDSRPVFSASEQIRAIHQHSHWTRGTSLQNLQPQRTIRQGLTAMAPIRIKIWIPQESVPLSEVDRERLDSAINQTVSIVSSLLSVRHIPGPLLLSRDINKYCKFIWRNTSAANYNRCGRANGSYRNETCLDVVIPDEHLRGFAVFHHPDSPISTEFRREGAGLDNTDFLLYLHIQNSRRCSTEPSMLAYAAHCQTDPQGRPLAGTVVICRDQLRQERYRHETTVQLLIHELFHVLGFSRTLFSTWRDCFHTRQAGIECIPHGRVTNLDNTGHMRIYTQSVVRALQEHLNSTDPQLGGPLENLDADFSGLSSHWEARVLLGSIMAAALGEPSTVQIDQMTLAALQDTGWYSANFSRAQSLVWGQGEGSHFGTLSTCNASTSSYFCTGSGLGCHYHHLHKGECQTDHYLEGCRIYKPLVNGSECWKEENQPDNMGWSGEIYHSESRCFFSNLSRENTSLRVSVTGHCYRHRCTGMRRFQVM, encoded by the exons ATGTTAATCATCTTGCCTCAACCATCAATGCTGCTCCTGTTGCTCTGGTTACAGAGCACACAAGGAAGATGTGTCTTTGATGAAGTACAGCAGTCGGTCAGAGTTGTAACTCCAATAACAGGGTCCACCCCCACCAAACACAGTGAACTGAGCGACAGCCGACCTGTATTCTCTGCTTCAGAGCAGATCAGAGCTATCCATCAACATTCTCACTGGACCAGAGGAACCTCTCTTCAGAACCTCCAACCCCAGAGAACTATAAGGCAAGGCTTGACAGCAATGGCACCAATCAGAATTAAGATTTGGATCCCACAGGAGAGTGTCCCCCTGTCTGAGGTGGACAGAGAAAGACTGGATTCAGCGATCAACCAAACTGTCAGCATTGTATCCAGTCTGCTTTCAG tgAGACACATTCCTGGCCCTTTGCTTCTCAGCAGAGACATCAATAAGTACTGCAAGTTCATCTGGAGGAATACCAGCGCTGCCAATTACAACAG GTGTGGTCGAGCCAATGGCAGCTACAGGAATGAAACTTGCCTGGATGTTGTT ATACCAGATGAGCACCTAAGGGGCTTTGCTGTCTTCCATCATCCTGACTCACCAATCAGCACAGAGTTTAGACGAGAGGGGGCGGGACTTGATAATACAGACTTCCTGCTATATCTACACATACAGAACTCTCGCAGATGCAGTACAGAG CCCAGTATGCTGGCCTATGCAGCCCACTGCCAAACTGACCCTCAGGGTCGTCCCCTGGCCGGGACGGTGGTCATCTGTAGAGACCAGCTAAGGCAAGAGAGATACAGGCATGAAACTACGGTGCAG CTATTGATCCATGAGCTGTTCCACGTGTTGGGTTTCTCGAGAACTCTCTTCAGCACCTGGAGGGACTGTTTCCACACTCGCCAAG CTGGCATAGAATGCATCCCTCATGGGCGGGTGACTAACTTGGATAACACGGGTCACATGCGGATCTATACGCAGTCAGTTGTCCGAGCTCTACAGGAACACCTAAATTCCACAGACCCTCAACTGGGAGGTCCTCTAGAAAACTTG gaTGCTGACTTCAGTGGACTTTCGTCCCACTGGGAGGCTCGTGTTCTGCTAGGTTCCATTATGGCGGCTGCCCTCGGAGAGCCGTCTACTGTACAGATAGACCAAATGACTCTGGCAGCGCTGCAGGACACAGGCTGGTATTCAGCAAACTTTAGCCGAGCCCAGAGCCTGGTGTGGGGGCAAG GTGAAGGATCACATTTTGGTACTCTTTCCACGTGTAATGCTAGCACCTCTTCCTACTTCTGCACTGGCAG TGGCCTGGGGTGTCATTACCATCATCTCCACAAGGGGGAGTGTCAGACTGACCATTATCTGGAGGGATGCCGCATTTACAAACCCTTGGTAAATGGG AGTGAATGTTGGAAGGAGGAGAACCAACCGGATAACATGGGATGGAGTGGAGAGATCTATCACTCGGAGAGTCGCTGCTTTTTCTCCAACCTGAGCAGAGAA AACACCTCTCTGAGAGTCTCAGTGACGGGTCACTGTTACAGACACCGATGTACAGGGATGCGCAG gttCCAGGTTATGTAG